Part of the Oncorhynchus keta strain PuntledgeMale-10-30-2019 unplaced genomic scaffold, Oket_V2 Un_contig_3590_pilon_pilon, whole genome shotgun sequence genome is shown below.
CCAGGCTGAAACAcaatatatatatcaatataaactacctggtactccttcaCCTTACTGACCAACGGGCCCAGGCTgaaacacaatatatatatatcaatataaactacctggtactccttcaCCTTACTGACCAACGGGCCCAGGCTGAAACAcaatatatatatcaatataaactacctggtactccttcaCCTTACTGACCAACGGGCCCAGGCTGAAACAcaatatatatatcaatataaactacctggtactccttcaCCTTACTGACCAACGGGCCCAGGCTGAAACAcaatatatatatcaatataaactacctggtactccttcaCCTTACTGACCAACGGGCCCAGGCTGAAACAcaatatatatatcaatataaactacctggtactccttcaCCTTACTGACCAACGGGCCCAGGCTgaaacacaatatatatatatatatataaactacctggtactccttcaCCTTACTGACCAACGGGCCCAGGCTGAAACAcaatatatatatcaatataaactacctggtactccttcaCCTTACTGACCAACGGGCCCAGGCTGAAACAcaatatatatatcaatataaactacctggtactccttcaCCTTACTGACCAACGGGCCCAGGCTGAAACAcaatatatatatcaatataaactacctggtactccttcaCCTTACTGACCAACGGGCCCAGGCTGAAACAcaatatatatatcaatataaactacctggtactccttcaCCTTACTGACCAACGGGCCCAGGCTGAAACAcaatatatatatcaatataaactacctggtactccttcaCCTTACTGACCAACGGGCCCAGGCTGAAACAcaatatatatatcaatataaactacctggtactccttcaCCTTACTGACCAACGGGCCCAGGCTGAAACAcaatatatatatcaatataaactacctggtactccttcaCCTTACTGACCAACGGGCCCAGGCTGAAACAcaatatatatatcaatataaactacctggtactccttcaCCTTACTGACCAACGGGCCCAGGCTGAAACAcaatatatatatcaatataaactacctggtactccttcaCCTTACTGACCAACGGGCCCAGGCTGAAACAcaatatatatatcaatataaactacctggtactccttcaCCTTACTGACCAACGGGCCCAGGCTGAAACAcaatatatatatcaatataaactacctggtactccttcaCCTTACTGACCAACGGGCCCAGGCTGAAACAcaatatatatatcaatataaactacctggtactccttcaCCTTACTGACCAACGGGCCCAGGCTGAAACAcaatatatatatcaatataaactacctggtactccttcaCCTTACTGACCAACGGGCCCAGGCTGAAACAcaatatatatatcaatataaactacctggtactccttcaCCTTACTGACCAACGGGCCCAGGCTGAAACAcaatatatatatcaatataaactacctggtactccttcaCCTTACTGACCAACGGGCCCAGGCTGAAACAcaatatatatatcaatataaactacctggtactccttcaCCTGAAACGGGCCCAGGCTgaaacacaatatatatatatcaatataaactacctggtactccttcaCCTTACTGACCAACGGGCCCAGGCTGAAACAcaatatatatatcaatataaactacctggtactccttcaCCTTACTGACCAACGGGCCCAGGCTGAAACAcaatatatatatcaatataaactacctggtactccttcaCCTTACTGACCAACGGGCCCAGGCTgaaacacaatatatatatatatcaatataaactacctggtactccttcaCCTTACTGACCAACGGGCCCAGGCTGAAACAcaatatatatatcaatataaactacctggtactccttcaCCTTACTGACCAACGGGCCCAGGCTGAAACATATAAACTAATGATATATGAAACACAATATATCAATAtaaactacctggtactccttcaCCTTACTGACCAACGGGCCCAGGCTGGAACAcaatatatatcatatataaactacctggtactccttcaTATACCAACTAGGCTGGTACTCCTTAAACACCTGGTACTGACCAACGGGCCCAGGCtgaaacacatatatatatatcaatataaactacctggtactccttcaCCTACTGACCAACGGGCCCAGGCTGAAACAcaatatatatatcaatataaactacctggtactccttcaCCTTACTGACCAACGGGCCCAGGCTGAAACAcaatatatatatcaatataaaACTACCTGGTACCCTTCACCTTACTGACCAACGGGCCCAGGCtgaaacacatatatatatatcaatataaactacctggtactccttcaCCTTACTGACCAACAGGCCCAGGCTGGAACACAATAATATATATCAATATAAACTACCTGGTAGCTCCTTCTACCTTACTGTCACCAACGGGCCCAGGCTGAAACAcaatatatatatcaatataaactacctggtactccttcaCCTTACTGACCAACGGGCCCAGGCTGGTAACACAATATATGTTACCAATATAAACTACCTGGTACAGTTCAGGGCCTCTACTGACCAACGGGCCCAGGCTGAGGAAGAGACACTATAACATATCAATATAAACACCTAGTACTCCTTCACCTTACTGACCAACGGGCCCAGGCTGAAACACAATAATATATCAATATAAACTACCTGGTACCAGTCTCCTTCACCTTACTGTTCagcagcagagagaggaagagacactgAGTAACACACTACCATGTTACCAGTCAGGCTGAGAGCAGCTCAACACGAACGGGCCCAGGCTGAAAcacaataatatatatatcaatattaactacctggtactccttcaCCTTACTGACCAACGGGCCCAGGCTGAAACACAATACCATATCAATAtaaactacctggtactccttcaCCTTACTGACCAAGGGCCCAGGCTGAAACACAATATATATATCAATAttaactacctggtactccttcaCCTTACTGTTACCAACGAGAGGCCCAGGCTGAAACACAATATATATATCAATATTAACTACCTGAGTACTCCTTCACCAGTCAGGCTGAGCAGCCAACCAGACAGTTCTAGGGCTGTCATCAACACAGATAGAGGAATATCAATATAACAACTACCATGTTACCAGTCAGGCTTCACCAGACAGTTCTACTGATCAGCAGCAGAGGAGGAAGAGCTGAGTAACACACTACCATGTTACCAGTATATATCACAGTTCTAttcaacagagagaggaagagacctgAGTACTACCATGTTTCACCTTACTGACCAGACAGTTCTAGGGCCTccagcagagagaggaagagacactgAGTAACACACTACCATGTTACCATATCAAGGCCAgaactacctggtactccttcaCCTTACTGACCAACGGGCCCAGGTTCTAAAcacagagagataggaagagacaCTGAGTAACAACTACCATGTTACCAGTCGAGAGCTTCACCAGACAGTTCTAGGGCCTCTTGACAgcaagagaggaggaagagacactgAGTAACACACTACCATGTTACCAGTCAGGCCAATGATAAACTACCTGTTACCAGTCCTTCACCTTACTGACCAGACAGTAAGCTCTAGGGCCTCTTGTCATCagcagcagagagaggaagagacacactgtaacacactacCATGTTACCAGTCAGGCCGAGAGCAGCTCAACCAGACAGTTCTGGTCTCAGTCAGAAGGGCTGTTGTTTAAGAGAAAAGAGACACTGAGTAACACACTACCATGTTACCAGTCAGGCCGAGAGCAGCTCAACCAGACAGTTCTAGGGCCTCTTGTCATCagcagcagagagaggaagagacactgAGTAACACACTACCATGTTACCAGTCAGGCCGAGAGCAGCTCAACCAGACAGTTCTAGGGCCTCTTGTCATCagcagcagagagaggaagagacactgAGTAACACACTACCATGTTACCAGTCAGGCCGAGAGCAGCTCAACCAGACAGTTCTAGGGCCTCTTGTCATCagcagcagagagaggaagagacactgAGTAACACACTACCATGTTACCAGTCAGGCCGAGAGCAGCTCAACCAGACAGTTCTAGGGCCTCTTGTCATCagcagcagagagaggaagagacactgAGTAACACACTACCATGTTACCAGTCAGGCCGAGAGCAGCTCAACCAGACAGTTCTAGGGCCTCTTGTCATCagcagcagagagaggaagagacactgAGTAACACACTACCATGTTACCAGTCAGGCCGAGAGCAGCTCAACCAGACAGTTCTAGGGCCTCTTGTCATCagcagcagagagaggaagagacactgAGTAACACACTACCATGTTATCAGTCAGgccgagagaggaagagacactgAGTAACACACTACCATGTTACCAGTCAGGCCGAGAGCAGCTCAACCAGACAGTTCTAGGGCCTCTTGTCatcagcagcagagagagaggaagagacactgAGTAACACACTACCATGTTACCAGTCAGGCCGAGAGCAGCTCAACCAGACAGTTCTAGGGCCTCTTGtcatcagcagagagagaggaagagacactgAGTAACACACTACCATGTTACCAGTCAGGCCGAGAGCAGCTCAACCAGACAGTTCTAGGGCCTCTTGTCGTCagcagcagagagaggaagagacctgTTTATTAAAACAGCACATCAGTTGAACCTACTTGTTCTGGCCATCCAGGTCAGAGTCACCTGATCCGTCATCTCTGTAACGACAGATCTTTGCGGGGTGTTTTTTTAAACACCTGTAGGTGCCATTTACTGCAATCTAGAGCAACAAACATGTAAAAAGGCCTTAAAATTATAATACCTTTGTTTTCTTACATAGTGGTGCAGCCAGACCACAAAGAGACACAAAGCCTTTGACAGTCTGTTCACGACACAGAGTAGATTACTACTTCAGAACGGCAGCGATACGAACTTGCAGTGTGACTGTAGCCCATATTAAACACTGGAGATGTGAGAGAAATACAGCCAGGAGAGAGATTCATTTTAATTCATCTTCTCATTGATCACATAATCCCTTAAAAGCCTAATTCTAAATGGTTTGTTGAGCGTGAGAGCCGAGCGTTGGCTCATAAGCACCGAGACGTGTTCCCCTAGCTGGGGCAAGGAAGATCAAAATCAATGCTGCTCTGACCTGAAATATCCACAGACAAAAATGTCAAATATGCAATAAGACAAACTCAAGCAAACACAGAGTTATTCAATAACACTGTCTAATACTCAGTGTTGTGAAACGatatgaatgagagagagagaaacggaggaggagagaaagaggcagagtgactgacagaggcagagagaaagaggcagagtgaCTGACAgaagcagaggcagagagaaagaggcagagtgaCTGACAgaagcagaggcagagagaaagaggcagagtgactgacagaggcagaggcagagagaaagaggcagagtgactgacagaggcagagagagaaagaggcagagtgactgacagaggcagagagaaagaggcagagtgactgacagaggcagagagaaagaggcagagtgactgacagaggcagagagaaagaggcagagtgactgacagaggcagagagaaagaggcagagtgactgacagaggcagagagaaagaggcagagacagaaagacacagcggcagacacagaaagacacagaggcagaaagacacagaggcagaaagacacagaggcagaaagacacagaggcagaaagacacagaggcagagagacacagaggcagagagacagaggcagagagacacagaggcagagagacagacagagtgacacagaggcagagagacacagaggcagagagagacagagagacagacagagacagagaggcagagagacagagtgacagagagaggcagagagacagacagtgacagagagaggcagagagacagacagtgacagagagaggcagagagacagacagtgacagagagaggcagagagacagacagtgacagagagaggcagagagacagacagtgacagagagaggcagagagacagacagtgacagagagaggcagagagacagacagtgacagagagaggcagagagacagacagtgacagagagaggcagagagacagacagtgacagagagaggcagagagacagacatagtgacagagagaggcagagagacagacatagtgacagagagaggcagagagacagacatagtgacagagagacaggcagagagacagacatagtgacagagagacaggcagagagacagagagaagatagtgacagaggcagaggcagagagacagacatagtgacagagagaggcagagagacagacagtagtgacagagagaggcagagagacagacatagagagagacagaggcagagagacagacagtgacagagagaggcagagagacagacatagtgacagagagaggcagagagacagacatagtgacagagagaggcagagagacagacatagtgacagagagaggcagagagacagacatagtgacagagagaggcagagagacagacatagtgacagagagaggcagagagacagacatagtgacagagagaggcagagagacagacatagtgacagagagaggcagagagacagacatagtgacagagagacagacatagtgacagtgacagagagacagacatagtgacagagagacagagtgacagagagacagacatagtgacagagagacagagagacagacagtgacagagagacagagagacagacatagtgacagagagaggcagagagacagacatagtgacagagagaggcagagagacagacatagtgacagagagaggcagagagacagacatagtgacagagagaggcagagagacagtggCAGACAGATGGTTTGGGACTAGACAGTCTCCCACAGGGCCCAATCCAGTCAGTCAGGTGATTCAGCCCCTCTCTCAGTCTCGGTGTTTGACAGCCATGTTTTGAACCTCTCTATAAATGGTGCTTTAAATTCAAATCAGAGACACCAGGGTTTTCGTTGTAGAAAAACATGAAAAGctacaaaaaaaaactaaaaaactgTTGCCGGCCAAAGTGTCCAGGAGAAAAAAACAATCCCATTgctaaataataaaataatgacCGACATGCTTATTGGTCTATAGGTTCATTTGCATAATTGTGTGGAATTAAATTGGCCTGTGTGTATTTTGATTGGTCACCTTATGTATCCAACACAACCTACAGAGTGGCGTTTCCCCTGCAGCTCCTCAGCGTGTTCCTGCCGGAGTAAAACATGTGCTTCTATAAGCCCGTTCATTTTGAAAATGCTATTCGTTTGTGTTCAAAACAGTTTTGGTGCTCGATTAAGAAGAGctactatttttatttctcaactggtaTTTGAAGAATGTCTCCCATTCAGGTGCAGGAATAAAAGCTGTCAGCGCGTCTCCCACCACTTTACAATGGGAGCTTTAGGCCGTACGCATTTCAATAACATACTTTTGGTTTGAAACCAGAATAATTTATGTCATATTATGAGACATGTTTTTGCTTTCTTTAGAGTAACCTAAAGGCTAAATCCAACCATGGAAAggtggaggcaattattttacactgaacaaaaatataaactcaacatgtaacaagtgttggtcccatgtttcatgagctgaaatgaaagatcccatAAATTCAGTTTAAAAAAAAGCTTTGTAATGTAAACAAAAtagtttacatctctgttagtgagcatttctcctttgccaagacaagccacctgacaggtgtgtcatatcaagaagctgattaaaaagtaagatcattacacaggtgcaccttgtgctggggacaacaaacggccactaaaatgtgcaatGTTTcaccacacaatgccacagatgtctctagttgagggagcgtgcaattggtatgctgaatgcaggaatatccaccagagctgttgccagagaattgaatgttcattgctctaccataagccgcctccaactatgttttagagaatttggcagtacatcaaACTGGTCTCAGAACTACAGACcgcgtgtaaccatgccagcccaggacctccacatccaggttcttcacctgtgggaccatctgagaccagacacctggacagtatttctgtctgtaataacgcccttttgtggggggaaaaactcattctgattggctgggcctggctccccggGGGCTGGGCCTATGCcatcccaggcccacccattgcTGCACCcctgcctagtcatgtgaaacccatagattaggacctaatgaatgtatttcaaatgTACtgttttccttatatgaactgtaactcagtaaaattgttgacattgatgcgtttacatttttgttcagtgtttgaAGACTTCATAGGCAGCaccgtgagtttcaagtttggggaagcatATCATTTATCCCACTATTCTGCATgtcagttatgattttcatatgcgCATATTTGTGGAACAGTTAAAAACAATTTAAATAACGTTTGTTTCTTAAAATCACTGTTGTCACGTGATTAATCATAACAATCTGAATTAAAATGATAAAAatataaaagttttttttttaaataagtaaATGAATGCGAGACCAACCAGCCTCTCTGTcatatggacacattgatacACTGTGGGTCCACTGGTGGCTAAAGAAAGGAGCGCATGGAACTCACAGCCTAttggccaatgcagcagtagacCCATAACATCCCATCGCTCTTTCACACCGAGGACTGGTGATTATTATCGAGGGGGGAGACTGTTGGAAAGATGTTTCTAGTTGCTTACTGTGAGGACTTTAATATATCATTCgcaagtaatccttctcaccccccttttaagatttagatgcactattgtaaagtgactgttccactggatgtcataaggtgaatgcaccaatttgtaagtcgctctggataagagcgtctgctaaatgacttaaatgtaaatgtaatgttaaaagAACAACACTTTTCTACATTTCGGCTCAGCAGGTTCCTCTATATGCTCCCTCAACATTACCAggacagagaaaacacacacgtGCTCATTGGTCACATTTCGGCGCAGCAGAGGCCCGGTTCCTCTATATGCTCCCTCAACATTACCAggacagagaaaacacacacgtGCTCATTGGTCACATGGATCATTCCAAACACaagacaataaaataaaataaatgtacaatCTCATAAATGATGGTTATGaagtaaaaacaaaaaacaaacttgtttctcacaagtgtagcaggttGTGAACTTCCATGTTTCAACTCTGAGAATGACTCATTAATACATACATTAACCAAATGACGGGGGTTGACGGTACATTTACTACTGGTGACGTAATAGGGAtctgattttatttatttgttttttaaatcgaGGGGCCAACAAATTtacactatttttattttattttacactgAATGCTCAAGACTAGGCAGGAGGCAGCGGAGCCATTCTGGAAAGAGACTTTACCTTCTCGTCTCGACGTTAGAAAAATATACTCAAGACATCATTTTCACAAatattttaaaatgcttttcactgacagcgGCAACTTAATAATCAGCTAGGTCCATTGACACACGCGCTGCCCAGATTGCGGCCTTCCCAAATATGCATAACAGGCCTACGAGCTTGTGATCTGAAACAATCCACAGCAACAACAAACCATAAGAAACCAATGATCCTCAATTCCTCTATAACCAAGTCCTGCTTTTTGGTTCCCGGGCCACATTTTCCTAATGgaaaccctctctctcacacacacacacagagatctcTCACCATTTGACGGCCAGATTCTGGACCTCTCCGTTTTTGTCTTCCAGTAGCTTGAGGATCATCTTGACCACCTTGCGTTCACTGTCATCGTCCAGCTTGATGGAGTCTTTCTGCAGCTCCGACATCAGGTCGTTGGTGGCCATGAATCTACaggaacacacagggagaaagaAGACCCAGTTAGACCAACAGGGTTATGAGGTTATATTtctttaccttcatttaactaggcaagtcagttaagaacaaattcttattttcaatgacggccgaggaaacagcgggtca
Proteins encoded:
- the LOC127924046 gene encoding cullin-associated NEDD8-dissociated protein 1-like — its product is MASASYHISNLLEKMTSSDKDFRFMATNDLMSELQKDSIKLDDDSERKVVKMILKLLEDKNGEVQNLAVKCLGPLVSKVKEY